From the bacterium (Candidatus Blackallbacteria) CG13_big_fil_rev_8_21_14_2_50_49_14 genome, one window contains:
- the ruvA gene encoding Holliday junction branch migration protein RuvA — protein MGYPLESGQGAGGVIAFLRGIPAAFGPSSVTLDVQGVGYEVQLSERYRLQLQAAGKAEVTLLTWLAHREDSMELFGFESRQEKELFLLLNRVSGVGLRTALAIVSALEVSEIITAIAGNQPKVLTRAPGIGQKTAQRIILELREKLAKIYPDLPVSTSAGPLEPGIQEEVEVTLLALGYGPDEIARAWGLLPASENPADADAVIRFLLTQLGP, from the coding sequence ATGGGATATCCTCTGGAATCAGGCCAAGGAGCAGGTGGGGTGATCGCCTTTTTGCGGGGGATTCCCGCTGCATTTGGGCCCAGCAGTGTGACGCTTGATGTGCAGGGGGTGGGCTATGAAGTACAGCTCAGTGAGCGTTACCGTCTGCAATTGCAGGCTGCAGGCAAAGCTGAAGTGACGCTTTTGACTTGGCTGGCCCACCGTGAAGACAGCATGGAGCTGTTTGGCTTTGAATCCCGCCAGGAAAAAGAACTCTTTCTTTTGCTCAACCGGGTCAGTGGCGTGGGCCTGCGTACGGCGCTGGCGATTGTCTCTGCACTTGAAGTTTCAGAAATTATCACGGCGATTGCAGGCAATCAGCCCAAGGTCTTGACCCGTGCCCCCGGAATCGGGCAAAAAACAGCCCAGCGGATTATTCTGGAATTACGTGAGAAATTGGCGAAGATCTACCCTGATCTGCCGGTTTCTACTTCAGCGGGCCCGCTGGAACCTGGGATTCAGGAAGAAGTGGAAGTGACGCTTTTGGCCCTGGGCTATGGCCCTGATGAAATCGCACGGGCCTGGGGACTTTTGCCTGCTTCTGAAAATCCAGCCGATGCCGATGCCGTCATTCGTTTTTTGTTGACCCAATTGGGGCCCTGA